Genomic window (Vulpes lagopus strain Blue_001 chromosome 6, ASM1834538v1, whole genome shotgun sequence):
gccaccagtggtggtgtccctcctggtgtcaccctgtgcctgggacggagcaGGGCGCCAGGGaactggggcctcacaggataaacagcccccactgagcccggcacccggcagggggcggggcagctaccccaggtgcacacacttgagactcagcacagcaggcccctcccccagaagaggAGCTTTCCCCAGCTGAAAGgacaggagaagagcaagttcttgactgagcagtGCTGGAaggctccaggggaagtcaagggattatAGTAtaatagaaccagaggatacccgtccttgttttttgttttgtttcgttttttcttttttctttttttcttccttttttcaataCAACTCATTTtcactctgcattgagcaaaatgattagaaagaagaactcaccacaaaagaaagaatcagaaacagtattctctgctacagagttacagaatttggattacaattccatgtcagaaagccaattcagaagcacaattataaagctactggtggctctggaaaaaagcataaaggattcaagagacttcatgactgaggatttagagctaatcaggccaaaattaaaaatcaattaaatgaaatgcaatccaaactggaggtgcTAACGAacagggttaatgaggtagaagaaagagtgagtgacatagaagacaagttgatggcaaggaaggaagctgaggaaaaaagagaaaaacaattaaaagaccatgaggagggggatccctgggtggctcagtggttcagcacctgcctttagcccagggtgtgatcctggagtcccaggatccagtcctgcgtggggctccctgcatggagcctgcttctccctctgtctgtgtctctgcctctctctctctctctctctttctatgtctatcatgaataaataaataaactcttaaaaaaaaaacatttaaaagactaTGAGGGAAGGTTAAGGGACATAAATGAcaccttcagaaggaaaaatctatgtttaattggggtttctgagggtgccaaaagggacagaggaccagaaagcttagctgagaacttctctaacTTGGGgtggaaaacaggcattcagatccaggagatagagagatccccctgtaaaaccaataaaaaccattcaacacctcaacatttgatagtgaaacttgcaaattccaaagataaagagaaaatccttaaagcagcaagagacaagagatccctaacttacatggggagaagtattacattaacagcagacctctccacagagacctggcaggtcagaaagggctggcaggatatattcggGATCCtacatgagaagaacatgcagccaagaatactttatccagcaaggctctcattcagaatagaaggagagataaagagcttccaagataggcagaaactgaaagaatatgtgactaccaaaccaactctgcaagaaatattaagggggactctgtaaaagaaagaggaagcccaaagaagccagaagaacagggactgaataggtattatgatgacactaaatttatatctttcaatagtaactctgaaattgaatgggcttaatgatcccatcaaaagacacagggtttcagactggatgaaaaagcaagacccatctatttgctgtctacaagagactcattttattttattttattttattttattttattttattttattttattttatttattttattttttcatttccttgaagtTTATTGACTGTTACCAGTGGCAGAGCAAATTCCATAAAAGAGCAGGTTCCATACAGAGCAAGTGGAAGGGGAGCTCTGAGCTGGTGAGGAAGGATGCTTGGAGTGGGGACTTGGAGTGAAGCCTGGAAAGATAGatatttccctccttttcccctccATTCCCACCAGGATACTGGATTTACAGTAGGGACATCTTGCTTAGCATTCCCTTTCAAATTGAACATGAGAAGAGAAAATTGATACAAAGTAGAGGAGGAAACACCTCACAGCTCCTCTGTTTCTCCATCCAAGGGGATGCCAATATCCACATTGTAATCTACTCGTTCCCCAGAGCTCAGCCAAGGAATAGGGGTTCGATTGAAAGAAGGCCTGTTGGAGAGGCTCTGGTTGTAGAGGACCAAGGGTTCACTCAGTAGAGGCCCCAAGTCAAACTTGGGCATCTGGAAGGTCACGCATTTGGAGGCCTTCTCATATCCACCATAAGGCATTGCCGTCCTGTTAAAGGACTTATATTGGGGAAGTTCAGGTTTGGCCCCATAGGCCAGTAAGTCGATGCCAAGCTCCACTTTCTGCTGAGAGTCCACCCCCATGGCTCGCTCCCATGGGGAAATATAGGTCTTGAACACAGTGATATGTTTTCCTTCTCCACCCGTCAGGTCTCCTGTTCCTGTTTTGCCAACCCATGCTGTTCCGGCAGCTCCTCCTCTGCCAGTCTGGCCCCCAGGACCACCTGTACCTCCAGATCCAGACCCGGAGCCCTGATGGTGATGCTGGTCAGAGCCATGATGTGTGGCAGAGCCACTTTCCCCTGC
Coding sequences:
- the LOC121493510 gene encoding myozenin-1-like: MPLSGTPAPNKKRKPRKLIMELTGGGWESSDLNLGKKISVPKDVMLEELSLLTNRGSKMFKLRQMRVEKFIYENHPDVFSNSSMDHFQKFLPTVGGQLGTAGQGFSNSKGNSGGQAGESGSATHHGSDQHHHQGSGSGSGGTGGPGGQTGRGGAAGTAWVGKTGTGDLTGGEGKHITVFKTYISPWERAMGVDSQQKVELGIDLLAYGAKPELPQYKSFNRTAMPYGGYEKASKCVTFQMPKFDLGPLLSEPLVLYNQSLSNRPSFNRTPIPWLSSGERVDYNVDIGIPLDGETEEL